CCCTCACAGGGACACCCTCCCCACATCGGGAACATACTTCCCACAGGGAGCACATTACCCACTGGGAACACATCCTCCACATGGAAAACAACCTCCACAGGGAACACACACCTAACATCGGGAACACAATCCCCACGAGGAACACACACTCCATAGGGAACATCACCCACACAGAATACaaccccaccataggaaacacaCCCCTATCAGAGGGAACACAATTTCCACAGGGAACACACCCAACACCATAGGAAATACACCCCCACCATAGGGAATACAGCCCTCCATGGGGAACACAACGCCTGTGGAGAGGGCTGTCGGACCCCCCATGGTAGGGGATGTgtcgggaccccccccccccccatggcgaTGGAATTTCTTGAACCCCGGAGGATGGGAAACCATTGAATCACACACAATGGCTGTCTCCAGATGAATTTTACTTTAGACATTATTGGTTTCCCACCTCGTGGTTATAATTCTCAGCTCCAACAACAAAATAAATGTTCTGTACAAATATTACAGGCAGCGGGCGAAAGCGCCGCAATCCGCGATACACGATCGGCGATACAGAATTAGTGCAAGTTGATCCACGATCGGGTTAGTTGATTGACGATATAGATCAGAGGGAAAGAGTGATACAGATCAGACAGGGTTTCCCCAGTTCAACATTCCCAAAGGGAATGATGTCGTCACAGGTACAATTGTGTCCGCGTCACGGGGAATGTCAGCTACATGGGGAACGTCCGCGTCACGGGGAATGTCAGCTTCATGGGGAGTGTTTAGTGTCACAGGGAGTGTCAGTCTTATGGGGAGTGTCAGCGTCACGGGGTGTGTTTAGTGTTACAGGGAGGGGAGTTTTGGTCGCACGTGGAGGGGTCTATCCCTCTGGGATCCACCAAAACAATCCACTGAACACCTAACTGATCCCCAGGACCTGGGTGACCTATGACCGTGATCCAGTTGCTGCGAGTAGCCCACCCTTGGACCCTGTGGTGTCAGCCACAGGAAGCGAGTGAACACACGGCAGATCCTTCGGACCCTGGGGTATGTACCCGAGGGAGCCACAGGCCAGCAGCTTGACCAGGACAGGTGCCGGGGTAGGCAAGAGGACCTGGAGGGGGCAAGAGGACGTGGAGGGAGCCTCCAGGCCTAGTGCTGGTGCTCCCCCTAGTGGTTGAGAGACgacgggaggggaggggagtggtctTCCCCAGGGTCTGGCCGCCCCCACTCTCACCCCCACCCATCAATCAGCAACATTTCTTGACAGCCGGTTTCCTCTTGGGCTTGTTGATCTTCACCACCTCGTTCCTCTGCTGCAGCCGGGCCAGGTTCTCCTTCTTACACTGCAGCACCATGGCGGTGACAGCGCTGAAcatctggggggtgggggaagggacgaaggggaagtggggagaatggagggtgaagggaagaaggaACAGGGGATTGAGGGAGAGTAGGAAGGGGAGCGGAGGGGAAGGGTGAAGCAGAGAcaaagggggagtggaggggaaggggagcaGCGGAGATGGGGAGCGGAGGGATAGGTGGagcagaggggaagggggagcggaGGGGGGTTGGAGAGATGTGTGAGTGATAGacgagggaagggagagagagggggttgggATTGCGGGTAGAGGATGGGGAATAGTGAGTGAGGGACAGGTTAATACTCCCCTGAGAAGCATTTTCCATCAGACCCACCCCTCGGGAACTATCCTCCCCATGTGGAACAAACCTCTTCCTTGGGGAACACACTCCCCCCTCCAGGAAACATGCCTCCCCCCCACAGGGACACTCCTCCGCATGGGGAACATACTCCCCACGGGGACACTCCTCCGCATGGGGAACATACTCCCCACAGGGACACTCCTCCGCATGGGGAACATACTCCCCACAGGGACACTCCTCCGCATGGGGAACATACTCCCCACAGGGAACACATCCCCACCATAGAGAACACACTCCCCACTGGGAAAACACCCCCACCATAGAGAACACAAACCCACCATagggaacaccccccccccataggGAACACACCCCCCAACGCAAAACACACCCTCACGTTGAACACACCCACACAGCGGGGAGTGAGAGAGGCAAGGAAGGGCTGGAGGATCCGGGAGATGGGAAGGTTGCagatggaagggggagggggaaggtagaGACATAGGGTCAGGGTGGACAGGTAAGGTAGAGATGtagggagagggggggatggggagggtacAGAAGTAAGAGGaggggaatggggaaggtagaGACGTAGGGGGGAGGGTGTGATGGGGAGGGTAGAGACGTAGGGGGAACGGGGTAGAAACGTAGGGGGGTCAGGTAGGGTAGAGATGTAggatgaaggggaggagggacgGAAGGGTAGAGACGTAGGAGGAGGGGGATGAGGAGGTAGAGATGTGGGGGAGGGGACATGGAGGATAGAGACAAAGGGGAAGGGGGACTGGGAGGCTAGAGACGTAGTGGGGACTGGGAGTTAGAGACGTTTGGGGAGGGTGGAGACAAAGGGGGAGGGGGATTAGACTGAGTCCCTGCCCTCACCTCCTCTACGTTGGTGTTCTCCTTGGCACTGGTCTCGAACAGTCGGATGCCAAGCTGGTCACAGAAGCGCTTGGCGTCGCCATGATCGACCTGGCGCCGGGACGGATCCTCACTCTTGTTTCCCACTGTCACAATGGGCAACACAGTCAGGGAGGGGTGAGCGAGAGGGTCCCTGAGGAgggggacgaggagggtgggggtACAGTAAGAGTCTTGCGCCCCCTTTCCTCACCGcgcctcccctccccttcactctatccccactccccatcctccATTCCCCCTTCCTTCTGCCCTTTTCCCCCCCAACCCTGTTCCCTGCATTCCCCCTCGGTCAACCCCGTCAATGAGCTctcaccccccctctcccacccctcctcacccccacccctctcccaccaacttccctcccttctgtACCCCATTTCCCCTTTGCTCTCAACCCCACCCCTCCAACCCGCTCCTCATCacctctcacccccaccctctccctcccctcagatcccctcatcctcaccaccCTCGataccctcaccctcacccagcACTTTGGCCACGGTGTCACAGTTCTGGTTGATCTCGTGAAGCCACCTCTTGACATTGACAAAGGACTGTGGGTTGGTGACATCGTACACCACGATCACGCCGTGGGTGTTGCGGTAATACCTGCAAGGGGGGCAGGGGAGAGGTTGTCAGGCAGGGAATGGGCACCTTGGCCAACCCCCTCGTTCCCAAGGAGATGCCAATCTCCTGCCCCCACCTTCCTAGTGGATGAACCAGGATCCGGTCTCCCCCGACGTTCTCGACAGTGGACGCAGTTCCTTCAATCCAGTTCCCCCCTCAGTTTCACCAACAGAcccccatttccttcagaaccttccctctcccctcccctttcacccATTCTTTTCTATCgaactccccaccgttcaccacgTTGGTCCACGTACCCCGAGGTCTCCCTGTTATCCAACACTCccaccattcaccatgtcagttccccgtaccctgaggtctctctataacactccccactgttcaccgcGTTTGTCCCCGaatcccgaggtctctctgttctacaacactccccaccgttcactgTGACAGTCCACGTACCCCGAAGTCTCTCTGTTTtacaacactccccactgttCACTATGTTGTTCCCCataccccaagatctctctgttcaaggGAGTTGGGAGGAAAGCTGAGAAAGGCGGAGAAGGGGGGTAAGGAGAGTTTAAAGATgagagagtgtgggtgagggGAGGAGCGGTGGACACTCACGTGGAGGTGATGGTCCGAAACCGCTCCTGTCCGGCCGTGTCCCAGATCTGCAACTTCACCTTCTCTCCATGCACGTCCACTGTGCGGATCTTGAAGTCCACGCCGATGGTGGTGATGTAGCTGCCTGGGGGTGTGGGAGCATCAGCATGGGGAGGTTGGTACATGGGCCTCACCCCTATCTCCCCAGCTCTCCTCCCCAAATTCCTGCCCCTTCCCACTCCCGTCCACAACACCCATTCCCTCACCCCAATCCCCTACCCcttcctctctctatctctcccctcaTCTCTGCCCTCACCCCTCCATCCTTCCCCCCCTACCCcatcccctccacctctccccaccaacccctcccctactcaATCTTCACCCCCCTGATGTCAGACATATCgtccccactgtcccactctgGGACCTGACGCACAGATTGTCCTACCTGAGAATGTGTTATCTGCAAAACGAAGCAGCAAACTGCTCTTCCCCACTCCTGGAATATGAACAACACGGTTACTAAACACTGACGGAataggggagagggagcttcattctgtgtcacaccctaggagtgtgtgatgggacggggggaGTGGGAGCTTCACTTCGTGTCTCACCCCGGGTGTATAtgatgggatgggggagagggatcgtcactctgtgtcccaccccggtaATGTATGACAGGAcagtggagagggagagggagcttcactctgtgtctcacctctgggcagtggggctgggggggggggggggggggggggggtgatggaatggtggggcagattcaatgggctgaatggcccatttcttaTGTCCCTGAAATGGCACCTCCTTCCTGCCAGGAATGATTCCCACTTCATCAAGGTCTCGTTATGatctgtgccctctctccctgcacctccccccaccccccccccccccaccaccacgaaGCACACAGGCAAAAGGAAGATGGGTTGGTGGAGTGGTGCAACCTTGCACTCGGTGTTTGCAAGACTCAGGGTCCCGTGGAAGGGGAAACTGAGAGAACACGAGGCAGTCCTCATCGTGGGGTCTGCAGTGGAGAGGGTTGTCCACGTCTCTCTTGAGGATCTGACCTGGGGCCTCCATCACTAAGAAGGTTCGGCAGGGAGAGGaggcacgtgatggagtagtggccggacggggaACTCCAgcactctccagaaaagtaaaaaaaagacagtgaaaaaacgaaggcacaaacacataaaccaaaataaagtgaaaataaaggtgtggagaaaatggcagcgaaaaaagaaaagccaaaagcaacgggaagaagagaagaagtaaggacgtcggaagaagaaggtgaaggccttacatgtccgaggaggcccgccgcggagagagaagcccgctccctaaggtcagttgaagccccgaactcgggactacaaaaatggctcacggagccaaacaaaagtgcgcaaccgcgcaagacagaaataacactgacgggaggggggaccagctgaggagtcgatctccacagctgaggagtcgatctccacagctgagattgacagccacaacaaagcagcaagaggaaaacgcagaaaataacgagagcaagaaagagagtaaaaagaaatcaaagaaacaacagatgaccaacccagaggaagaagaccagcagcaagacacttctagtaaaaataagaagaccaaaaatacccaacaaactaaaacaaacaacccaacaagaaaaccagaagagacagaggtaaaggacacagatcctggagtggactcagaagaagaggagggagaacacagggaaatggaagatgaagggaagggcaagacaatggatatatttttaagaatatatggaaacagtaaaagaatggcagtcacaagaattcagtgaaataaaaagaagagtaaaaagtacagaagaaaaagtgaacagattagagatgatcatgacagatatagaaaaaagagtggacaaggtggaagaatgagaaacagccatagaaatggaagtagaggacttaaaaaaagaaattagaagaatctgataaaaaggttaaagagacacaggaggtgttagctcagaagatagatataatggaaaattataatagaagaaataatataaagatagtgggccttaaggaagatgaagaaggcaagaatatgagagaatttataaaagaatggatccccagggtcctaggaagaccagaactacaggaagaaatggaaatagagtgggcacacagaacattagcccctaaaccacaaccacaacaaaaaccaagatccattctagtaaaattcttaagatatacaagagaaaatgtattggagaaagcaatgaggaaataagagaagacaaaaaaaacactggaatacaaaggtcaaaaaatttttttctatccagatataagttttgaactcctgaagaagaggaaggagtttaatgcagcaaaaacgatcctatggaaaaaaggatataaatttatgctaaagtatccagcggtacttaaaatagttattccagggcagcaaaacagactattcttggatccggaggaagcaagaaaatttgcagaacaactacaaaacagacagagagaggaagatatgtaacgagaacaaaaatgatcacaaactatatgtatgtgtgtatgtaggtatatatatatatatatatatatatatgtatgtgtatgtatatattaaaaaaaatagaatataggtaagaactaagaagggaaagaaggggaagattaagagagtgacctttgttgtatatgaaaattaaaatcttttctgtggggggggctgggtggggaagagttacggtcactgcgaaatcagttgacgcgaatgaattcgcaaatccaaatggagaggggagatgtggttgcccgacaagggataaagggcaactcaggaaggggaggggataatggggttaaagaaattttagataggagaataagggaaatgtttgatgttttagaaatgttgtcttataaagtgttcaaaaaaagaaagaagaaatggataagaaggaaaggtgatgatgaggcaacggaaaggaaagataaacaaagtatgaaatggctatgttgaactatatgactttaaatattaacggaatacataaccaaataaaaaggaagaaactgctaaatttactgaaaaaagaaaaaattgatatagcattcgtacaagaaacacacttaactgaagtggagcacaagaaattaaagagagattggataggacatgtaacagcagcgtcatataattcaaaagctagaggagtagctatattaatcagtaaaaatgtaccaatcaaaatagaagagaaaataatagatccagcagggagatatgtaatgataaaatgtcagatatattcagagttttggaatttactcaatgtatattcacctaatgaagaagatcaaaaatttatgcaagatttctttttgaagatagcagacacgcaagggaaaaTACTAATAGGGGggaatttcaaccttaatttggattcaaacatggataaaactgggaaaaaaattaacagaaagaacaaagtaacttaatttataattaaatcaatgcaagaaatgcaacttttgaatatatggaggaaacaacacccaaaggaaaaggaatattcatattattcaggcagacataaaacatactcaagaatagacctattcctgttatcagctcgcatgcaagatagagttaggaaaacagaatataaagctagaatattatctgaccactcacccctgatattgacaatagagttagaggacatccctccaagaatgtatagatggagattaaactccat
This genomic window from Narcine bancroftii isolate sNarBan1 chromosome 3, sNarBan1.hap1, whole genome shotgun sequence contains:
- the LOC138758327 gene encoding ras-related protein Rab-35-like, giving the protein MAARDYDHLFKLLIIGDSGVGKSSLLLRFADNTFSGSYITTIGVDFKIRTVDVHGEKVKLQIWDTAGQERFRTITSTYYRNTHGVIVVYDVTNPQSFVNVKRWLHEINQNCDTVAKVLVGNKSEDPSRRQVDHGDAKRFCDQLGIRLFETSAKENTNVEEMFSAVTAMVLQCKKENLARLQQRNEVVKINKPKRKPAVKKCC